One Triticum dicoccoides isolate Atlit2015 ecotype Zavitan chromosome 4B, WEW_v2.0, whole genome shotgun sequence genomic window carries:
- the LOC119295579 gene encoding type I inositol polyphosphate 5-phosphatase 10-like, with protein sequence MDQKTNRRKKSPFGRIPTVKGRNSSSRYGAEHSMNTTVDLRESPEHSPMASPSASSSSFFKSTSLKFSNYSSPVSTSTHIESFRVFAATWNVAGKTPDMELNLNDFLPSDDHSDVYVLGFQEVVPLNAGNVLVIEDNEPASRWLALINQALNRTSSSPPASRSFSQSASPASALHTASSSPLDPSQFHKNGSSPREVRRAAITRGRRLKSCTCPTERPPRRRPYSKSSSSCLMMRCGSSKNRRRYAVEGDTTTSDEEDMDVVVDGGGEASSMASDATLLLQPAAANLQRRYCLVACKQMVGLFATVWARRELVAHIGHVRLSCVGRGIMGRLGNKGCISVSMSLHQTSLCFVCSHLASGEKDGDELRRNSDVVEILKNTQFRRVCKRSGRRIPERILDHDRVIWLGDLNYRIALSYAEAKKLVDTGDWAALFEKDQLKTEREGGVFRGWSEGVISFAPTYKYSWNSDSYYVGEDDDGAASKKKTKRRTPAWCDRILWRGDGIVQVAYVRGESKFSDHRPVCGAFIVEIAVLDGAAKMVKLVAATASMKVGAEELLLPRQP encoded by the exons ATGGACCAGAAAACCAACAGGAGGAAGAAG TCTCCCTTTGGAAGGATTCCTACTGTGAAGGGTAGGAACTCTTCATCGAGGTACGGTGCTGAGCACTCTATGAACACTACAG TTGATTTGAGAGAGAGTCCAGAGCACTCACCGATGGCTTCGCcttcagcatcatcttcatccttcttCAAAAGTACAAGCCTAAAATTCAGCAACTACAGTTCTCCTGTATCAACCAGCACGCATATTGAGTCTTTTAG GGTATTTGCAGCAACATGGAACGTCGCCGGAAAGACTCCAGATATGGAGCTGAATCTGAATGACTTCCTGCCTTCTGATGACCATTCAGATGTTTATGTTCTAGG ATTCCAAGAGGTCGTCCCTCTCAACGCCGGGAACGTGCTTGTGATCGAGGACAACGAGCCGGCGTCGAGATGGCTCGCGCTCATCAACCAGGCGCTCAACCGGACTTCGTCGTCGCCGCCGGCTAGCCGGTCCTTCAGCCAGTCCGCCTCTCCTGCTTCGGCACTCCACACGGCGAGCTCCAGCCCGCTCGACCCATCGCAGTTTCACAAGAATGGGTCCTCCCCCAGAGAGGTTCGCCGCGCCGCCATCACCCGCGGCCGCCGGCTCAAGTCATGCACTTGCCCCACAGAGAGGCCGCCCCGGCGCCGGCCGTACTCCAAATCGTCGTCGTCCTGCCTGATGATGCGCTGCGGCAGCAGCAAAAACCGGCGCCGGTATGCTGTCGAGGGCGACACGACGACGTCAGACGAGGAGGACATGGACGTCGTCGTGGACGGCGGTGGGGAGGCATCGTCCATGGCGTCCGACGCCACGCTGTTGCTGCAGCCGGCGGCGGCGAACCTGCAGAGGAGGTACTGCCTGGTGGCGTGCAAGCAGATGGTGGGTCTCTTCGCAACGGTGTGGGCGCGGCGGGAGCTGGTGGCGCACATCGGCCACGTCCGGCTCAGCTGCGTCGGCCGCGGCATCATGGGCCGCCTTGGCAACAAAGGGTGCATCTCCGTGAGCATGTCGCTGCACCAGACGTCCCTCTGCTTCGTGTGCAGCCACCTCGCCTCTGGCGAGAAGGACGGCGACGAGCTCCGCCGCAACTCCGACGTCGTCGAGATCCTCAAGAACACCCAGTTCCGCCGCGTCTGCAAGCGCTCCGGCCGGCGCATCCCGGAACGAATCCTCGACCACGA TCGCGTGATCTGGCTCGGCGACCTGAATTACCGGATCGCGCTGAGCTACGCGGAGGCGAAGAAGTTGGTGGACACCGGCGATTGGGCGGCGCTGTTCGAGAAGGATCAGCTCAAGACGGAGAGGGAGGGCGGGGTGTTCCGCGGGTGGAGCGAGGGCGTCATCTCCTTCGCGCCGACGTACAAGTACTCGTGGAACTCCGACAGCTACTACGTAGGCGAGGACGACGACGGCGCGGCGTCGAAGAAGAAGACGAAGCGGAGGACGCCGGCGTGGTGCGACCGGATCCTTTGGCGCGGCGACGGGATCGTGCAGGTGGCGTACGTCCGCGGGGAGTCCAAGTTCTCCGACCACCGCCCCGTGTGCGGTGCATTCATCGTCGAGATCGCCGTCCTCGACGGCGCGGCCAAGATGGTGAAGCTCGTCGCGGCAACCGCCAGCATGAAGGTCGGAGCGGAGGAGCTCCTCCTACCTCGGCAACCGTAG